The window GAACTTGACTTCCATTAGAAAATCTCGATAGTCTCTATCGTAAGTAGTTTTATATTCTTTGATATTTTCATCTAAGCCATCCTCGGATAAATAGTCGAGTACGGTTTCTATAGTCTGTTCTTCTGACGAACCATTAAATATTTCCATTTTACCAGTAACATAACCAATAATTAAAATGATTCCGATGACTGCTCCAATGTACTTCATTAATGAACTCCTTATTTACTAAGATTTCAAATACAGAAGATACCACATTCCGATTAAAGCTGACATTCCTAGAAAAATCATAAACGATTGTATGCGGTCAAAAAACCATAATATCCCGTTTAATAATTCTAATATAGCCTCCAATATATAATCCCCCCTAGTAAGTAAGCTCTTTATTTTCTGCGTTAGTCATATGTTCCTACAGTCCCGTCGGTCGTTATAAAGTGCCAGTTTCCAATGTTAGGCTCTCCATCAAAAGTGACATTACATTCAAAGTCCATTTGTTTTTTATCTAACTTACAGGATATCTCTTTCACTTGGCTTAAACGGCCTTCCGCCTCTAAATGCTCTTTGATTCTTTCGATAGTTTGATAGCGTTCAATCGGGGATCCGAATTTCAGGTAATAGATAAATCCACCTATTACTAGAAGAATGATAACAAATAATCCGAAGAGAATTCTGCGGTTTCTTTTCTCTCTTTTGGTTAAATACCCATCAATAGCCGGCATTATTTTTTTCTCTCTTTATACCCAACTGAATCGCTCCTACGAAACTCAGAATGGTCATCATCATCATTTCTGTTTTATATCCGTCATACAGTATATCGAGTCCACCTAATATCGTAAAAACGCCAAACGTTATAAACCACCCTTTATTGACTTTCATTTTTCTTTTTCCCATTTTCTATATATATCCATGCGTAGTAAACAAGCCAGAATAAAATAGGAACAATTAACGCCAGATGGTAGGAGCCTTCGGGTAAAATGAAAAGTATAATCAGTCCCACTATGACAAACGGAGGCAGGAGAATGAAATATTTTTTCCAATCGGTTTTATTCATCGTCTTCCTCTTCTTCTAATTCCGGATCAACTGATCCGATGTTTTCCAACATTTCTTCAATAAGATTATCTATATTTATTTGCTGTAAGTTTAAATCGTTATCAATGTTCAATGATCTGAGTTCTGTTTTCAGCGACACAGTATCCCCCTCTTCCTACAACATCTTCTTCAGCAATCCTGCCCCGTTAGGTTAATAGCTTCAACCAAAAAGATTAATCCTTCTTGGATCAACGCTCCTGTTAGTGTGTTATTCAAAATCACGTAAGTTATGTAGTACCTCTTCACCATCTTCTGATTTGAATACTAATGTAGATTGCAACGCATTTTGGTGGATCATTTCTAATATTTCTTCGTTCGGTAACAAAGGTATAAGTGGATTTTGTTCTTTAGCTCCTAAAGAGTAAGCAATGGAAAACTCTATTTCATCATCATTTAATGTTACTGTACGTTGAGCCATATAATCAGCGTTAGTTCCTGCCTTATTTTTTTCAAGGTCAAAAATATTTCGACCAACATTTTCTTCAAGTAATTCTTTTAAATTAGTAGAAGGTTCTACAAAAAAATCAAATTCATTAAAAAGTTGATGAAACTGCTTTGAACTCATTAGTATAGGCTTTTGCAAGGTAAAAGAGTAATACAACGACGTTGGTGTTACATATTTTCCATCTTCTTTACCATCAACATTTATCTTACCAATAATGGATTCATCTGTAACAATCGAAACATTAACATTATTTAGATTATCTAGTTTTTGATTAACCGAACAAGAAGCCATAATAATAGACAACACAATACACATAAACAAAACACTAACCGCTTTCATAAAATATCTCCCCTTATTCATTTTCTAAAACCAAATAACCTTGTTCAACTCCCTCCCAAAATTAGTAATTATAATTTGTTCCAAACCGGGTAAGCGAATAAAAGGGTTTTCCTCATTGAAACGCCATCTTAATATAAATAAATTTCAATCATTTTTCTCTATTAATCTAAATAGGTCTGAATAAAAAAGTTCTATCGTATCCCGGGTTTCTATATCGTTATATATTGTAAGGTTATACCCTTTTCCCTGAATTAAACCGGATGCATAAGGCATGCCTTTTACAAAGTCTCCTTCACCACGATATATATCATCGGTTGTAAATGGTACTGAGTTATGTGCTCCGATAAAAATAATTGGTATTTGTATATCGGTATAAATCTTTGAATACTTATTTTTAGAGGCTTCGGCTAATTGATCATTCATTATAAAAATGGCATCCAGTTTTTTATAATCGTTTTTGATTAAATCATCAAAAGTTAAGGATTTAAATTTTATCCTCTCATTTTCTATCTGCGTTGGAGCATCTCCTATAATGCCAATCACTAATTGTTGGCCAGTGTAAGGATTATGAGGAATTATAGAACTGCAAGCTGACGTAAAAGTAAGTACAATCAATAAAACAAAAAATATGTGTATAACAGATTTACTCATTATATCTTTCCCCTTCACCTATTCATTTTCGCATTTGAAGTCCATTAGTTCTTATCCTTTATAATTAAATATTAACATAATCTTCCATATGTTTATTCACAAATTTCTAAAAAATATTAAAGCCACAACTATAACCCCCTTCAATTCTTGCGTTGTAGAATTTATTGGAAATAACATTTATGAATAAAAAATGGTTGGTTAAATATTTAACCAACCACAATAAGACCACACACTTACATTTTTCTTATTAAATTTGTTCACAATTTGTACACAGACTTAATTTATTTGATTGAATTTAGTTAATCTGACTTTATACCGAACTCCGGGAAACCGTTGATATACCTGAATTTATTGTTTCATTTTAAATCTATTTTATGAATTTAACACTTGAACCCCTTCTGGCAGCGTAGAGGTCAGGGGTTCGAGCCCCCTATGCTCCATATTCCGAAACCCTTGTGTGGAAAGGGTTTTTTCTTTTTTCTGTTTCCCACTTTCCGCCTCAAAACTTCCTTTAATTCACACAGGTTCACACCTGTTCTGAAGTATCCTTTGGATTTTTTATGTTTTTGAACCTCTTTCGCAAGGATTACGAATTGCCTCTCTATCAGCATCTTTTTATTACGTGTATCCATGCTTTTTCCCCAGCCAGCGACCTTCAGACCAAGACAAATATTTGTTTCATATAAAAATCATTGCAGGTTCATGATGTTTTTTAAAAAATATGTAATAGAAGAAAATTGCAGGTCCATTATTCATGGAGTTCAGACTTCTAAGTTTGTACCTTTGTATGGTAGAACTAAAAACCCGCACAGTTTCCGAAAAAAATAAGCGGGTTTTTAGCGTTCTTCTAATTCACTCCGATGTCTCAAGGGTTGCCTCGACTTCCGGACTAATTTCCATGTGAGGATAGTTGATTTGTTCCCTGAATTCTACCCAGTCGAGATTTGCCATCAAAAGCAGGTAGCGTTTCCCGCTGGATGGGTCGCTGATGATGATGTGGTCACGGCCAGCTGTTTCCACGCGTCCCTGATAAACCATTGCATTCCATCTGCTGTTCCCTTGGTAAGTAAAATAGAAGGTACCAACCTTTCCTTTATTGAAGCGCAGGATATTTTCGATAAATGATTCTTCCACCACGCCTGTCGGTAATTGCTGCCCAGTCCCCATAGGAACCACCGGGACGGAATATGCCGGTCCAGAAGGCATATCCATAGGGAAGCTTCCTAGTTGTTGTGCGGTCCTATCCTGAATCATGGAAGCCGGATAATAATCAGGAAAATAATACGTCGGATAATAACTAGAGTCTCCATATGTCATATGAAGATCAGCTCCTTTTTTATTTATCGATAAAACTCTGGGCAATAGCCCGGTACACCTACATAGAAACAATGATTTTTGTGCGCAAAATCGAACTGCGTCATGGGGGATCTTGGCATCGTCGCGGCACAAGGGGCTCGGAATTTTTTCCCTGGACTGGGGTTGAAAAACCACAAGCTCATTCTGGCCCGAGGTTCCCTGTAACCATGCAGCAAATCCCTGGCCCTCTGGAGGTCAGCTTCGTCAGGTCGTTGTGTATACAAAGTTCCGTTTAAGACGGGCTCGAAATGAGGGATATCAGTTCCAGGTATAGTTTGATAAATCGCATGCCTGATATTGCGTAAATTTTTGAAGTCCGGAGCACAGTCTGCCTCGACCCGATTAGCCACAACAGATCCTACCATACTCATCCCTTGGGCTCCTTCACCGATCGCTTCCGACAGCATGAGCCTAGCTAACGAATCCACGTCACGGGAAGTATGTTTTATTCGACTACCCATATTCTCACCCCCCTTTTAGCCTATACAAGTAACTTATTGCCTGAAGTTGGTTTTGGCAACTTGCCTACCAGCCCAAACTTGGGGAATTCAGTCAAAAAAAAAAGCCCTAAAAAAGAGCGTGAAATGGCTAGTTAATCATCAAGAGAAGAATGGTTCTTGGTATTGGCGTTGGGGTATTTGTTATATTTATGGCACATGGGCTGCTATCACCGGAATGACATCCATAGGTGTATCTTCAAATGACCCTT of the Bacillus oleivorans genome contains:
- a CDS encoding DUF3139 domain-containing protein — protein: MPAIDGYLTKREKRNRRILFGLFVIILLVIGGFIYYLKFGSPIERYQTIERIKEHLEAEGRLSQVKEISCKLDKKQMDFECNVTFDGEPNIGNWHFITTDGTVGTYD
- the gerQ gene encoding spore coat protein GerQ, which produces MIQDRTAQQLGSFPMDMPSGPAYSVPVVPMGTGQQLPTGVVEESFIENILRFNKGKVGTFYFTYQGNSRWNAMVYQGRVETAGRDHIIISDPSSGKRYLLLMANLDWVEFREQINYPHMEISPEVEATLETSE
- a CDS encoding cell wall hydrolase, translating into MGSRIKHTSRDVDSLARLMLSEAIGEGAQGMSMVGSVVANRVEADCAPDFKNLRNIRHAIYQTIPGTDIPHFEPVLNGTLYTQRPDEADLQRARDLLHGYREPRARMSLWFFNPSPGKKFRAPCAATMPRSPMTQFDFAHKNHCFYVGVPGYCPEFYR